A single window of Flavobacterium sp. 140616W15 DNA harbors:
- a CDS encoding Crp/Fnr family transcriptional regulator, translated as MTELEQYINSHFEIIQPSELTAVSSLFKQVTLKKGEYLLTEGRICDTFCFIKSGFLRIFTIPNGIEVTQWIATTGYFGTDFSSFFFSSPSHWTIQALENTELFIITKEDYTKIESLVPNWAKLERTFLIKCLTMMESRIQNHLSLSAEERYLHFFENNKILFNNIPLQYIASMLGMTPETFSRIRKKLST; from the coding sequence ATGACTGAACTTGAACAATATATAAATTCTCATTTTGAAATAATTCAGCCCTCCGAATTGACCGCAGTAAGTTCTCTTTTTAAACAGGTAACTTTAAAAAAAGGCGAGTATCTCTTAACGGAAGGAAGGATATGTGACACATTTTGTTTTATCAAATCTGGTTTCTTAAGAATATTTACAATCCCTAACGGAATTGAGGTTACACAATGGATAGCAACAACAGGATATTTTGGTACAGATTTTTCAAGCTTCTTTTTTAGCAGTCCTTCACATTGGACAATTCAGGCTTTGGAAAACACAGAACTGTTTATTATTACAAAAGAAGATTATACTAAAATAGAAAGTCTTGTTCCTAACTGGGCTAAACTCGAAAGAACTTTCTTGATTAAATGCCTAACAATGATGGAAAGTCGAATTCAGAATCATTTGTCTTTGTCGGCAGAAGAAAGATATCTTCATTTTTTTGAAAACAATAAGATTTTATTTAATAACATTCCCCTCCAATATATAGCTTCGATGCTTGGAATGACGCCTGAAACTTTTAGCAGGATTAGAAAAAAACTATCGACTTAA
- a CDS encoding SRPBCC domain-containing protein — MAFLLNTEIVINATPNKVWAILTDFKNYPNWNPFITSLTGDFEIGKKIIVRIEPPEVKASTFKAIVTGFEVNEKISWFGIFIMRGFFDGEHNFELTDNGNGTTTLVQYENFTGILVLIFKKH, encoded by the coding sequence ATGGCATTTTTATTAAACACCGAAATCGTAATTAACGCAACTCCTAATAAAGTTTGGGCAATACTAACTGACTTTAAAAACTACCCTAATTGGAATCCGTTTATTACATCATTGACAGGTGACTTTGAAATAGGAAAAAAAATTATAGTTAGAATAGAGCCACCGGAAGTAAAAGCAAGTACGTTTAAAGCGATAGTTACAGGTTTTGAAGTCAACGAAAAAATAAGTTGGTTTGGTATATTTATAATGAGAGGTTTTTTTGACGGAGAACATAATTTTGAACTTACTGACAACGGAAACGGCACAACAACTCTTGTACAATACGAAAATTTCACTGGTATTCTCGTCCTAATCTTCAAAAAACACTGA
- a CDS encoding TonB-dependent receptor domain-containing protein gives MRYFVFLFLFITTTISAQQLLIKGYVIESITQKPLQSVTVLDVESNKWTITDEKGYFEIKLNDTKQFNLNFHLLGKQEKNITYTKEQVSKPIIVELENDDLRLKEIIVTARKGKDFSEIILGREAINQVQAFSLSDVLEQLPGQATTNFDMNEFKTIAFRTVRPNTISNSAYGNKSFGTAVVVDGIPISNNENMQSYGGNYGANGAGPFSPNLIGFGDPSANDFNGYFSNANFGADLRQISTGNIEKIEVVQGIPSAKYGDLTSGLIKIEQKAGQSPFKIYASLRDGTSEYGFSKGFKISDNFGFLNASLNYTKSNSEPRVSYTKYDRVNTSLMWSWANKNIRNSFSVDYGFNNDNVNYEAEGTDDKIVKNKKKDLSISNRFKINFSESYFDNLDVNFNFSYGEQNTFESKVVNIGGTIVGTSTTEGVYEGSYTSPSYTSIKAVEGIPISSFLSADLHKSISTDSWIHNISYGTSIRMSDNKGRGRLGSPETMDGAFTNGNGGSGQAFRPYNYADNILAEYQFSLYAEDNIVKNWDRSALSIDAGLRYDNQYGYSFLAPRINTSYAQDDFKIRGGFGLTSKAPSLNQVYTGPRYYDAVLGDYRLPGYYNLGIVQTFIDYPNNENLKPSKSLRSEIGFDYKLPFATVNITGFYNNLYDGITSQQLPTTRQVADLQINYNGNQTPTYTITGYSPFYYLQTQLVNKYISKDRGVEFFMNFDKTFIRNISFDFNGIYVQTTNRNDVDSYYRSTNAKTPEKYGLYKPYDENYKSFNLSGNISYHLPKIGMVIAVRSEHFIISDNNYSKDNELYAYLDQNLNKVLIPKEDQNNTALYGHIMKTKSVYDRELQKVYHNFNLRVSKDFLNGFRFSFYANNFLDLKQTEIAFVNGTNEQRIKPDMVKLSFGTKIEYQF, from the coding sequence TTGAGATATTTCGTTTTTTTATTCCTCTTTATTACCACTACTATTTCAGCACAGCAACTCTTAATAAAAGGATATGTTATTGAAAGCATAACTCAAAAACCGCTACAAAGTGTTACTGTTTTGGACGTAGAATCGAACAAATGGACAATAACTGACGAAAAGGGATATTTTGAAATCAAATTAAACGATACCAAACAATTTAACTTGAATTTCCATTTATTGGGCAAACAAGAAAAAAATATCACATATACTAAAGAACAAGTTTCGAAACCTATAATTGTAGAGTTAGAAAATGATGATTTAAGGTTAAAAGAAATTATTGTTACTGCCCGAAAAGGAAAAGACTTCTCAGAGATTATCTTGGGAAGGGAAGCTATTAATCAGGTACAGGCTTTTTCTCTTAGTGATGTTTTAGAACAATTACCAGGTCAGGCTACTACTAATTTTGACATGAATGAGTTTAAGACCATTGCTTTTAGAACAGTAAGACCAAATACCATTAGTAATAGTGCATATGGTAACAAATCTTTTGGAACCGCTGTCGTTGTCGATGGAATACCGATTTCAAACAATGAAAATATGCAATCCTATGGGGGGAACTATGGGGCAAATGGTGCAGGTCCATTCTCTCCTAATTTAATTGGTTTTGGGGATCCTTCAGCCAATGATTTTAACGGTTATTTTTCTAATGCGAATTTTGGAGCAGATTTAAGACAGATTTCAACAGGAAATATCGAAAAGATTGAAGTAGTTCAAGGTATTCCATCAGCTAAATATGGTGATTTGACTTCAGGATTAATTAAGATTGAACAGAAAGCAGGACAATCCCCTTTTAAAATTTACGCTTCTTTGAGAGATGGAACTAGCGAATATGGTTTTTCTAAAGGCTTTAAAATCAGTGATAATTTTGGTTTTTTAAATGCTAGCCTAAATTACACTAAATCTAACTCAGAGCCTCGCGTTTCTTATACGAAATACGATCGTGTTAATACAAGTTTGATGTGGAGTTGGGCCAACAAAAACATTCGTAATTCATTTTCTGTTGACTATGGTTTTAATAATGACAATGTTAATTATGAAGCTGAAGGTACAGATGATAAGATCGTTAAGAATAAAAAGAAAGACCTCTCGATTTCAAACCGTTTCAAAATAAATTTTTCGGAAAGTTATTTTGATAATTTAGATGTAAATTTCAATTTTTCTTATGGCGAGCAAAACACTTTTGAATCAAAAGTAGTAAATATTGGCGGAACGATAGTAGGTACAAGTACTACCGAAGGAGTCTACGAAGGAAGCTATACATCACCTAGTTATACTAGTATAAAAGCAGTAGAAGGTATTCCTATTTCTTCTTTTTTATCTGCCGACTTACATAAATCTATCTCTACAGATAGCTGGATACATAATATATCTTATGGAACTTCTATTAGAATGAGTGATAATAAAGGTCGTGGACGTTTAGGAAGCCCAGAAACGATGGATGGCGCTTTTACAAATGGAAATGGTGGATCTGGACAGGCTTTCCGACCTTATAATTATGCTGATAATATTTTGGCTGAATATCAATTTTCACTTTACGCTGAAGACAATATCGTAAAAAATTGGGATCGAAGCGCTTTAAGCATTGACGCTGGTTTACGTTATGATAATCAATACGGATATTCTTTTTTAGCGCCACGTATTAACACCTCTTATGCGCAGGATGATTTTAAGATTCGAGGAGGGTTTGGTTTAACCTCTAAAGCACCTTCTTTAAATCAAGTTTATACTGGTCCCCGCTATTATGATGCTGTTTTAGGAGATTACAGATTACCAGGTTATTATAATTTGGGGATTGTTCAGACTTTTATCGATTATCCTAATAATGAAAATTTAAAGCCTTCAAAAAGTTTGCGTTCAGAAATTGGTTTTGATTACAAACTGCCTTTTGCTACAGTAAACATTACTGGGTTTTATAATAATTTATATGACGGAATTACAAGTCAGCAGCTTCCTACAACACGTCAGGTTGCTGATCTGCAAATTAACTATAACGGAAATCAGACACCTACTTATACAATTACAGGATATTCGCCTTTTTACTATTTACAAACACAATTGGTAAACAAATACATATCGAAAGATAGAGGTGTCGAGTTTTTTATGAATTTTGATAAAACTTTTATTAGAAACATCTCTTTTGATTTTAATGGAATCTACGTACAAACGACAAATCGTAATGATGTCGATAGTTATTATCGCTCTACAAATGCGAAAACACCCGAGAAATATGGCCTATATAAACCTTATGATGAAAATTACAAAAGTTTTAATTTATCAGGAAATATAAGTTACCATTTACCTAAAATTGGTATGGTGATCGCAGTTAGAAGTGAGCATTTTATTATAAGCGATAATAATTATAGTAAGGACAACGAATTGTATGCCTATTTAGATCAGAACTTAAACAAGGTTTTAATTCCTAAAGAAGATCAAAACAACACTGCCCTTTACGGACATATTATGAAAACAAAGTCTGTTTATGACAGAGAGCTTCAAAAAGTATATCATAACTTTAATCTGCGAGTTTCGAAAGATTTCCTTAATGGATTTAGATTTTCATTCTATGCCAATAATTTTTTAGATCTAAAACAAACAGAAATTGCCTTTGTTAATGGTACTAATGAACAACGAATAAAACCTGACATGGTGAAATTATCCTTTGGAACCAAGATCGAATATCAATTTTAA
- a CDS encoding DUF4876 domain-containing protein, whose protein sequence is MKNIILLFAIAVTFFSCTINDDFGGGTNLQPVSFTVNLKYDKDQYNGLVVNTGNVVLTNTNTGDTYKATSNTTGIASFTNILPGTYNITATKVLTSQEFSDLFQFVPSTETVTFNGVQENITVNANITSTNIDLKAARIGDLVIKQIYYAGSHASQGASFRDQFIEIYNNSNEVIYADGLYIGQLYGKINTIQSSFTLANGQYDWSKSIGMTSGSDANTKNVYADYVIRIPGSGTQYPIKAGESIVIAQTAINHKFPLVDNTGIPVSVKNPDLTIDLSGADFEVYLGDYLLSKGKDVYRYDIQNPAVKDMEIGYWGRAGYDSGNQDFLIDNPGRDSFIIFRTDDLNKFSDYSDPSITTIDSKTKFFLQIPTKDIIDGVDLQNFNPSSQRPKMLPSEIDASFTNCDAAFNSQSVIRKTKSIVNGRRILEDSNNSANDFVKLPMANPRGFAN, encoded by the coding sequence ATGAAAAATATAATCCTATTATTTGCTATTGCAGTTACTTTTTTTTCTTGCACTATCAATGATGATTTTGGAGGTGGCACTAACTTACAGCCAGTTTCTTTTACTGTAAATTTAAAATACGATAAGGATCAATACAATGGTTTAGTTGTCAATACTGGAAATGTCGTTTTAACGAATACGAACACGGGAGATACTTATAAAGCAACTTCAAATACTACTGGTATTGCTAGTTTTACAAATATTCTTCCAGGAACTTATAATATAACAGCAACGAAAGTGCTAACAAGTCAAGAGTTTTCTGATTTGTTTCAATTTGTTCCTTCAACTGAGACGGTGACGTTTAATGGGGTACAAGAAAATATAACTGTTAACGCTAATATTACCTCAACCAATATTGATTTAAAAGCGGCAAGAATTGGAGATTTAGTTATAAAACAAATTTATTATGCTGGTTCTCATGCATCACAAGGTGCATCATTTCGCGATCAGTTTATTGAAATCTATAATAACTCTAACGAAGTAATTTATGCTGATGGTTTATATATTGGTCAGCTTTATGGTAAAATAAATACTATCCAAAGCTCTTTTACATTAGCAAACGGTCAGTATGACTGGAGTAAATCAATTGGTATGACATCTGGATCTGATGCGAATACAAAAAATGTTTATGCCGATTATGTTATAAGAATTCCTGGTTCTGGAACGCAATACCCCATAAAAGCTGGAGAAAGTATTGTTATTGCTCAAACGGCAATTAATCATAAATTTCCTTTAGTTGATAATACTGGTATTCCTGTAAGTGTGAAAAATCCAGATTTAACTATTGATTTAAGTGGTGCTGATTTTGAAGTGTATTTAGGGGATTATCTTTTGTCAAAAGGGAAAGATGTTTATCGTTATGATATTCAAAATCCAGCTGTTAAGGATATGGAAATTGGCTATTGGGGTCGTGCTGGATACGATAGCGGTAATCAAGATTTCTTAATCGATAATCCTGGGAGAGATAGTTTTATTATATTTCGTACTGATGATTTAAATAAATTTTCAGATTACTCAGATCCATCAATAACTACAATAGATAGTAAAACTAAATTCTTTCTGCAAATACCAACAAAGGATATTATAGATGGTGTTGATTTACAAAATTTTAACCCTAGTTCTCAAAGACCAAAAATGTTGCCTTCAGAAATAGATGCTTCTTTCACGAATTGTGATGCTGCATTTAACTCGCAATCTGTTATTAGAAAGACTAAAAGCATTGTTAACGGTCGCAGAATTTTAGAAGACAGTAATAATTCGGCTAATGATTTTGTAAAATTGCCTATGGCAAATCCTAGAGGTTTCGCAAACTAA
- a CDS encoding DUF6850 family outer membrane beta-barrel protein, translating to MISKKAILFFLLLLSCTVQAQLKDSLLVNQNSFYNDIGVQLFETPLFFTSHNLSDFTQTQIDFEQKLMPFKRVQTAEKATKYSFSTHGIFNIKPRLRLFGNFIYNQIREDGLGYNLTTERTENQNVLSPNYFFAPKKGNWEIQNYNLNGGVSYQLENNILLGATVFYINSKNYRKIDPRPQVALSKYGGELHGGYVYKDHRVFGSVGMSKKTETGDIDYVDDTQNAPAYPETFTTFSSGYGRVVFNSSYNKYIYNTIDKNFGLGYQFQNDRNSLGVTYKFNKSMEDLYRKDANGNVYIQKDLKQYRYRFYSNTAKLNYYHDGASKDYKLQLEYSAGQGDNFSVAENGQNYRMNLDRLQLSSGIIKKENDRVIYNFELIGAYAKHKYIDLLGNTNKKLNTLEIQAVFNKDLFVNEKNKLNLEFGVNYYVALNEDLVYVPTSSNTSFADNVIIPDHAYDSTSKLQSNIVANYYIKLPKKKTLQLFINYKTLTALDNKHLEYYANLNTKASTYFNGGISINY from the coding sequence ATGATTTCAAAAAAAGCAATATTATTTTTTTTACTACTGTTAAGTTGTACTGTACAAGCACAACTTAAAGATAGTCTATTGGTCAATCAAAACTCATTCTATAATGATATTGGGGTTCAATTATTTGAAACTCCCCTCTTCTTCACCTCTCATAATTTAAGTGATTTTACACAAACTCAAATTGATTTTGAGCAAAAGCTAATGCCTTTTAAACGTGTACAAACTGCTGAAAAGGCAACAAAGTACTCATTTTCAACACATGGAATTTTCAATATAAAACCTAGATTACGACTTTTTGGAAATTTTATTTACAATCAAATACGTGAAGATGGTTTAGGATATAACCTTACAACAGAGCGTACGGAAAATCAGAACGTACTTTCTCCTAATTATTTTTTCGCACCAAAGAAAGGAAATTGGGAAATTCAAAATTACAACTTAAATGGAGGTGTATCTTATCAATTAGAAAATAATATATTGTTGGGAGCAACTGTTTTTTATATCAATAGTAAAAATTATCGAAAAATTGACCCTCGCCCACAAGTTGCGCTGAGTAAATATGGAGGAGAATTACATGGCGGTTATGTTTACAAAGATCATCGTGTGTTTGGTTCTGTAGGAATGTCAAAAAAAACAGAAACAGGTGATATCGATTACGTCGATGATACCCAAAATGCTCCTGCCTATCCAGAAACATTCACTACTTTTTCTTCTGGATATGGTCGTGTCGTTTTTAATTCGTCTTATAATAAGTATATCTATAATACAATTGATAAAAATTTTGGTTTGGGATACCAATTTCAGAATGATAGAAACAGTTTGGGTGTGACCTATAAATTCAACAAATCAATGGAGGATTTATACAGAAAAGATGCTAATGGTAATGTTTACATACAAAAAGATTTAAAACAGTACCGTTATCGCTTTTATTCGAATACTGCAAAATTGAATTATTATCACGACGGAGCGTCTAAAGATTATAAGCTACAATTAGAATATAGTGCTGGTCAGGGAGATAATTTTTCGGTGGCAGAAAACGGGCAAAACTACAGAATGAATTTAGATCGTTTGCAACTTAGTAGCGGGATTATTAAAAAAGAAAACGATCGTGTAATTTATAATTTTGAACTAATTGGTGCTTATGCTAAACATAAATACATTGATTTATTAGGCAACACAAATAAAAAATTAAACACTTTAGAAATTCAGGCAGTATTTAATAAAGATCTTTTTGTTAATGAAAAGAACAAATTAAACCTTGAATTTGGTGTGAATTATTATGTTGCATTAAACGAAGATCTGGTATATGTACCCACCTCATCAAATACCTCTTTTGCAGATAATGTGATTATTCCGGATCATGCTTATGATAGCACTTCAAAATTACAGTCGAATATTGTTGCTAATTATTATATCAAATTACCTAAGAAAAAAACACTTCAACTTTTTATAAATTATAAAACATTAACGGCATTAGACAATAAACATTTAGAGTACTATGCCAATTTAAATACAAAAGCAAGCACTTACTTCAATGGTGGGATTTCGATAAATTATTAA
- a CDS encoding cytochrome-c peroxidase yields MKKKSVLIILLLLSITLVSVRNYNPDNDNYYSIAELKKLYSSGDHSKWPKPTIDSSVVDFEDLGVLPNVVFPEDNPYSLAKRELGKILFFDPRLSGSQQISCASCHDPELGWGDGKRVSNGHDRTPGTRNSKPIINVAFSKIFFWDGRAATLEEQAKFPIADVKEMNNHMDIAVKNIQKIEGYKKFFYSAYGEEKVTEEKILKAIATFERTIVSRKSRFDKFIEGDSTQLSDKEVNGLHLFRTKARCLNCHNSSYFSDNQFHNAGLTYYKRKYEDLGRYYVTHNPEDVGKFKTPSLREITHTGPYMHNGLFPQLRGVLNLYNAGMPNIKPKGDQVNDKLFPVTSPLLKKLNLTEQELQDLEAFLKSISSGIYREPAPEEFPKKKEKIAKSKTI; encoded by the coding sequence ATGAAAAAAAAATCAGTTCTAATAATCCTTTTATTACTTAGTATAACATTAGTTTCCGTAAGAAATTACAATCCTGATAATGACAACTATTATTCTATAGCGGAATTAAAAAAATTGTACAGCAGTGGCGATCACAGTAAATGGCCTAAGCCAACTATTGATAGTTCAGTTGTTGATTTTGAAGATCTAGGAGTACTTCCGAATGTTGTATTTCCAGAAGATAATCCTTATTCACTTGCAAAAAGAGAATTAGGTAAAATACTTTTCTTTGACCCAAGGTTGTCTGGTTCACAACAAATATCTTGTGCTTCGTGCCATGATCCTGAATTAGGTTGGGGAGATGGAAAACGCGTTTCTAATGGACATGACAGAACACCAGGTACACGAAATTCAAAGCCAATTATAAACGTTGCTTTTTCTAAGATTTTTTTCTGGGATGGACGTGCAGCAACTTTAGAAGAGCAGGCAAAATTTCCTATTGCCGATGTTAAAGAAATGAATAACCATATGGATATTGCTGTAAAGAATATTCAAAAGATAGAAGGATACAAAAAGTTTTTTTATAGCGCTTATGGGGAAGAAAAAGTAACAGAGGAAAAAATCCTAAAAGCTATTGCAACTTTTGAGCGTACGATTGTAAGTCGAAAAAGTCGTTTTGATAAATTCATTGAGGGAGATAGTACACAACTTTCAGATAAAGAAGTTAACGGATTACATTTATTTAGAACAAAAGCTAGATGCCTTAATTGCCATAATTCTTCTTATTTCTCAGACAATCAATTCCATAATGCTGGTTTGACATATTACAAACGAAAATACGAAGATTTAGGTAGATATTATGTTACACACAATCCTGAAGATGTTGGAAAATTTAAAACGCCTTCATTAAGAGAAATTACACATACGGGACCTTATATGCACAATGGATTATTTCCTCAATTAAGAGGGGTTTTGAATTTATATAATGCCGGAATGCCGAATATAAAACCTAAAGGTGATCAGGTTAATGACAAATTATTCCCTGTAACTTCACCTTTATTGAAAAAATTAAATTTGACTGAACAAGAACTACAAGATCTTGAAGCTTTCTTAAAAAGTATATCATCTGGAATTTATCGCGAACCTGCTCCTGAAGAATTCCCTAAAAAGAAAGAAAAGATTGCAAAAAGCAAAACGATTTAG
- a CDS encoding efflux transporter outer membrane subunit, with protein MRVLYKIGISLFTGVLLTSCVVGKKYSRADLNVPEKYREEVVLTGDTILHPWKNYYKDPLLVDLIEKALVKNNEVLVAMKSMEQLDLNYKQAKLSLLPTLDFDANASRSYQSKNSLNGSLSAQFTSKDYMDDYNSNLRLSWEADIWGKATMQKKEAKANYFAQKENLSALKTRIIVQVAQSYYNLLGLDEQLKIAQRNIELSDSTLNMMKLQYNSGAISSLALHQTEAQKKTAELLVPLAKTNIAVQENALQILCGEYPDKIARSGNLEVAEFSVGLPSGIPASLLSRRPDVKAAEYAVMSANAKTGLAKATMYPTLSLSPSIGINSFEFDNWFNFPGSVTKTIAANLAQPIFRKRALRTAYEVAVIEQEKAVIQFKQSYITAVGEVSDAMSQLKYADERMELATEKAVSLDKATSDATLLYKSGMVTYLDVIVAQNGALQNDLDVVTIKLEKLNAAINLYRALGGGVQ; from the coding sequence ATGAGAGTACTATATAAAATTGGGATTTCTTTATTTACAGGTGTTTTGTTAACATCCTGCGTAGTAGGGAAAAAATATTCTCGAGCAGATTTAAATGTACCCGAAAAATATCGTGAAGAGGTAGTATTAACAGGAGATACGATTTTGCATCCCTGGAAAAATTACTATAAAGATCCATTGTTGGTTGATTTGATAGAAAAAGCCCTCGTTAAAAATAACGAAGTGCTTGTCGCTATGAAAAGTATGGAACAGCTTGACCTCAATTATAAACAAGCTAAATTATCGCTATTGCCAACGCTAGATTTTGATGCAAATGCGAGCCGTAGTTATCAGTCTAAAAATTCACTTAATGGTTCTTTGAGTGCGCAGTTTACCAGTAAAGATTATATGGATGACTATAATTCAAATCTTCGATTGTCTTGGGAAGCTGATATATGGGGTAAAGCAACTATGCAGAAAAAAGAGGCTAAGGCTAACTATTTTGCTCAAAAAGAGAATCTTTCGGCTTTAAAGACCAGAATTATTGTTCAGGTTGCTCAATCGTACTATAATCTTTTAGGATTGGATGAGCAACTTAAAATAGCACAGAGAAATATTGAATTGAGTGACAGTACGTTAAATATGATGAAACTTCAATATAATTCAGGAGCAATTAGTTCATTGGCGCTTCATCAGACAGAAGCTCAGAAAAAAACAGCTGAGTTATTGGTTCCTTTAGCGAAAACGAATATAGCAGTTCAGGAAAATGCATTGCAAATTTTATGTGGAGAATATCCAGATAAAATAGCACGATCAGGAAATCTTGAAGTGGCAGAATTTAGTGTTGGTTTACCTTCTGGGATTCCCGCATCGCTTTTAAGCCGAAGACCAGATGTAAAAGCTGCTGAATATGCTGTTATGTCAGCTAATGCTAAAACAGGATTAGCAAAAGCTACAATGTACCCAACACTGAGTTTGAGCCCTTCAATAGGAATTAATTCGTTTGAATTCGATAATTGGTTTAATTTTCCAGGTTCAGTTACGAAAACTATTGCCGCTAATTTAGCACAGCCAATATTTAGAAAACGTGCCTTAAGAACGGCTTATGAAGTGGCAGTTATAGAACAAGAGAAAGCAGTTATTCAGTTTAAGCAATCTTATATAACAGCTGTTGGAGAAGTGAGCGATGCAATGTCACAATTAAAATATGCCGATGAACGCATGGAACTTGCAACTGAAAAAGCAGTTTCTTTAGACAAAGCAACTTCTGATGCTACATTATTATATAAAAGTGGTATGGTAACTTATCTGGATGTTATTGTGGCACAAAATGGTGCCTTGCAAAATGATTTAGATGTTGTTACTATAAAATTAGAAAAACTAAATGCGGCAATAAATTTATATCGTGCTTTAGGAGGCGGAGTGCAATAA
- a CDS encoding efflux RND transporter periplasmic adaptor subunit: MTKQFFQNNKTLSKMVVLLIIISFSSCGKAGAEALGAPKPEVDFFQAKSMTGEVEKKYPGIIEGSVNVDLRPQVSGYLEAIYVKEGDYVTKGQSLFKIKSDVFVEQVNNTRAAYKSALANLANAKLEIEKIKPLVDAKVYSDMQLKTAQANYEAAVAQAAQAKAALGSSQLNADFSLIKAPVSGYISRIPNRVGNLVTPTDAVPLTVLSEINTVFVYFSLSESDYLSFSKESELNQSVSLILADDSVYEHQGKLEVASGNIDRTTGTIALKAVFPNPKKRLRSGGSARVILNSSLSSVITVPMASVKDIQDKFFVYVLKEGNKVAMVPIEIAANTGTNYFVKAGVKSGDKIALNNIDALYDGMEVVPKVTTKALSNK, translated from the coding sequence ATGACAAAACAGTTTTTCCAAAATAATAAAACACTCAGCAAAATGGTAGTTTTATTGATTATCATTAGCTTTTCTTCATGTGGAAAAGCTGGAGCAGAAGCTTTAGGAGCTCCAAAGCCAGAAGTAGATTTTTTTCAGGCTAAATCTATGACAGGTGAAGTTGAAAAAAAATACCCAGGAATTATCGAAGGTTCAGTTAATGTTGATCTAAGACCTCAGGTGTCAGGATATCTTGAAGCAATTTATGTAAAAGAAGGAGATTACGTAACCAAGGGACAATCACTTTTTAAAATTAAATCAGATGTTTTTGTAGAGCAGGTTAATAATACTCGTGCAGCATATAAGAGTGCATTGGCAAATCTGGCAAATGCTAAATTAGAAATTGAGAAGATTAAGCCTCTTGTTGATGCAAAAGTATATTCGGATATGCAATTAAAAACGGCACAAGCTAATTACGAAGCAGCCGTTGCACAGGCAGCTCAAGCAAAAGCAGCTTTAGGATCTTCGCAGCTTAATGCAGATTTTTCTTTGATTAAAGCACCAGTAAGTGGTTATATCAGCCGTATCCCCAATCGTGTTGGTAATTTGGTAACACCAACTGATGCTGTTCCGCTCACTGTCCTTTCTGAGATTAATACAGTATTTGTGTATTTCTCATTGAGTGAATCGGATTATCTCTCTTTTTCAAAAGAATCAGAATTAAACCAATCTGTAAGTTTGATTTTGGCAGATGATAGTGTATATGAGCATCAGGGTAAATTAGAAGTTGCCAGTGGTAATATTGATCGTACTACGGGAACTATTGCATTAAAAGCTGTTTTTCCAAATCCTAAAAAACGATTACGTTCAGGAGGTTCTGCAAGAGTGATATTGAATAGTAGTTTGTCTTCAGTAATTACCGTTCCAATGGCTAGTGTAAAAGATATACAAGATAAATTTTTTGTTTATGTTTTAAAAGAAGGCAATAAAGTAGCAATGGTTCCTATTGAAATTGCAGCTAATACCGGAACAAACTATTTTGTGAAAGCTGGAGTAAAATCAGGTGATAAGATTGCATTAAATAATATCGATGCACTTTATGATGGTATGGAAGTAGTTCCAAAAGTAACTACAAAAGCGTTGAGCAATAAATAA